Part of the Henckelia pumila isolate YLH828 chromosome 2, ASM3356847v2, whole genome shotgun sequence genome is shown below.
gcctcggcgctgccactgtactaaaaccaaaggaatgactttgttccgtaaaaccttatccttataatccaggatacgaagaggtttctcaacataagtcaaatccttgtctacctgaacctcagaccgctgcagaatatgagattcatccgccacataccgtcgcaacagagatacgtggaacacgtcgtgaatactggatagatgcggtggcaaagctagtcgataagccaaattgccaatgctctccaagatctcaaacggaccgataaatctaggagacaacttgcccttaaggccaaatctgagaatcttgcggaaaggtgacactctcagaaacactttctccccgacctcgaactgcaagggcctacgcttgatattagcatagctggcctgacgatcctgtgcagtcttaatccgtttcttgatttgatcaacaatatctatcgcgtgttggataaactccggtccctcagcctgtctctcccccacttcttcccagaagagtggagtacgacaacgtcgcccatacaacgcctcaaaaggtgtcatcacaatactagtgtgatagctgttgttgtaagcgaacacgatcaacggcaaatgatcctgccaggctgaaccaaaatccatgacgcacgctctaagcatatcctctaacgtacggatagtgcgctctgactgaccatcagtatccggatgataggctgtactcaaactgagagtagtacccatcgcacgctgaacactcccccagaatctagaagtaaacctgggatcccgatcactgacaatgctcacaggcactccatgaagtcggacgatctcctgaatgtacatccgtgccatgcgatccacagagtactctcggctataggcaatgaaatgcgctgacttggtgagtcggtccaccacaacccagatagcatcatagttcctcggggataccgacaaatgggtcacaaagtccattgtgataaactctcatttccattcaggaataggtagactgtgaagcaatcctccaggtcgtcgatactctgccttgacctgttgacacaccaaacatctcgaaacaaactgataaacactgcgtttcattcccttccaccagaaacgagtacgtagatccttgtacatcttgttgctcccaggatgaatactcaacttagtgcgatgcgcctgagacaaaatctcctctcgcaactcttcatcctgaggaatcacaagcctaccagacaaacacagaaagccatctgactgataatgaaatccagacgagctcccctcgttagctagacgagctaaacgctgggttttcgaatcagacatctgagcatctcggatccgcgaatacaaggctggctcagataatatcgcaaacatctggatactctgcatacctttcttatgcttgaaggtataacctgaagtacaacagtcactgatcgcactagacatcgaacaagtctaaagtgcggatagtcgcaccttgcgactcaaagcatcagcggtgagattagcagcttccggatggtacttaatctcgcaatcatagtccttaagcaagtccatccaacgtctctgcctcatgttcaactccgcctgagtgaacaaatacttgagactcttatgatcggtgaagatctcaaatttctcgccatacagataatgaggccagatcttcaaagtgaacacaatggctgctaactccaaatcatggactgggtagttgtcctcgtgaagcttcagctgtctagaagcgtatgcgatcacatgcccattctgagtcaggacacaacctaacccctgaagagaagcatccgtgtaaactacataccctccagatcctgacggtaatgccaacaccggcgcagaagtcaaccgccgtcgacgctcacggaaattctcctcgcactcggaggaccactcgaaatccacacccttgcgggtaagctgcgtcaacggtcgagctaactgagagaagttcagaatgaagcgacgataataccctgctagacccagaaaactacggatctcagcaactgtcatcggacgcgaccaattaagtaccgcttcaatcttgcttggatcaacagaaatcccctccctggatatgatatggccaagaaagaccactctatccatccagaactcacacttgctcagcttggcgtacaactgctcatctcgaagagtctgcagtactaaccgcaagtgagaaacatgctcttccgcattacgcgaataaaccaagatgtcgtcaatgaagaccacgataaacttgtccaagtactctctgaagacacggttcatcaaatccatgaatatagccggcgcattagtcaaaccaaatgacatcactagaaactcgtaatgcccatagcgagtacggaatgcagtcttggctacgtcctaatcacggactctcaactgatgatacccagatctcaagtcaatcttggagtaaactgatgtgccctgcagttgatcaaacaagtcatcaatacgaggcaacggatacttgttcttcacagtgactcgattcagccgccgatagtcaatgcacagccgcatcgacccatccttcttctttacgaagagaacaggagctccccaaggagacacactaggacgaatgtaccccttgtccaaaagatcctgtagctgattcttcaactcacgcatctctgacggagccagacgatacggtgctctagaaataggcgaagtacccggcatcaactctatgacaaactcgacttccctagcaggaggaaaacccggaatctcatcaggaaacacatctggaaattcatccacaacaggaatgctctatatcccaatactctcagcggacaaatcaactgcatagataaggtagccttccccgccagactctagagctcgacaggctctcaaagctgataccaaaggcatcgggggtcgcgctccctcaccatagaaaaaccaactctcactcccttccggatgaaagcgtactaatctctgatagcagtccactgaagctcgataggtagtcaacatatctattcccagaatgcaatcaaagtcgtccatcgccaggaccatgagattcgctaacagaatgttcccttcgaactctaaagggcaacccatcactagacgcttagccaaagcagattggcccgtcggagtagaaacagacatcactacgtctagtgcaatgcatggtaacttatgcctcttaacaaaacgtgcagaaatgaaggaatgagatgcaccagtgtcaataagtacaagagcaggtataccataaagcagaaatgtacctgcgatgactttctcattctcctccacagcctgatcatgtctcagggcaaacacctggccagaagctcgtggcctcaaatgagaactcccagcagactgtccctgcgacctctgctgtacggtggcctgagaacccgatcctgaaccagaactagaaccgcctcccccagacagtggacaatctctccggatatgaccagtctctccacaacggaaacaagctccagaagctctgcggcacttgtcggatggatggttcttcccacagtgatcacacttgtccttcttaccgtaacgaacaacacctccagaaccagaggaagaagaagatccagatttcttgaaagtttgggcacgaggacccaaagaactagcaggtctcgactgagagaaagacttgttccgccgaatgctgtcctccgcctggtgacaacggctcaccaaaccctcgtaggacatgtcgtcgccaaccgccacacggtcatggatctcagggttaaggccctaaaggaacagattatacttcatctctgagctatcggcaatctcggggcaataggatagcagatcaaagaacctctgctgatattcatcgatagacatggctccctgtcgcagactcagtagctcgcctgccttcgactgacggagtgcaggaggaaaataccgcttttggaaagttgtgcgaaactcggcccaggtggccattcctcttgccgcaacaaaaggtgcagaagtaaacctccaccacctgcgcgcacgcccatctagaagatagccaagggtctccaccttctgctcctcggtgcattggaaagtctgaaaagttgtctccatgcggtctaaccagttctccgcatcctccggagactcacctccaactaagggcttaggacccatagctaagaatcgacgcacagtgaaacgctcgtcgtcatggtgacgatgacgccgttctcgacgaggctcccggtcggcatcaccccaacgcccaccaacactgccataagaactctggtcgtcacgatttgacatctacaaaaatacctcaagatgagactaaatcccaagaattcttttgcatgctctgataccataaatgtagtgacccttacccggatcacctactaaacagaacttaggcatgcaattaacttaattaaacagatatcataataaaactgcggaaaccaaaaacattatacaatcccaagtaaaggaatctgtaaataatccaaaaatatacaaccaaatcgaatagctgtataaacccaaaacaacagtaataaaacctaagcgaagctccagccggccaaccactgactagcctctcctggatccaccatcctcgtccaatcgcaaacctgccccatggaatagggtgtccagaagatacagagtacgagacgtgagcataaaacgctcagtgcaagagtatgagtatacatacatgcaaagtgaactccctatagactcgaggtcaaggatcagataacagagacagaccgggccctggtatgtagcatgatgtgccgtcgcttcaggaggtggctcccataccgagataaccgtggatacgccggacccaaatcgatggaagtccatccactaacaggatagggtacaaccctactaacagacatctcgaaagagatacagcaagatgcaaatgaatgcagcataatatcatggcatataaatcatgcagtcacataatacatgcatactcagtcaggatatctcgaacagtactttcgtacctcaaaatagtgcaagctctaccaactctaggtccacgcctatagtctgctctacactgccaaatgatactactatcattaaagtgctctaaaagccttaactaagctattgcatactcctaaatatttataggaagcaaaagctataccttcgtccgtcgttagccctttgatgtcgatgcctccagaacttgggcacaacttcgctacgactaccgaacgcctcgccgacctccggaccaagcctaagaagactagaacagctccaaaaggactagaaaggaaaggagaactcggaattggcaaatgaaagtgaagcctcggccttctacttatagacaacgatcggatccttgatcggaacgtccgatcctgccatcggagctttcgaagatcctgatctgccacgtgtcaaaatatcacttgttgactccggataggggtgatcggagcttccggtcctgatcgaagcttccgatcttgccacacgtcatgcctgacgtaataacatcggtgcctccgatcgctcatcggagcttccgatcctgttcggagcttccgatccgtccgatacccaattcaattaattagcattaatcctttaattactcaattagggtacggacTATTAcaaaaatccagttgattgttcGTAGGGATATACAGCAAGAGCTATTTTCGAAATTGTTTCGAAGTGGTTGGAGCCATCGtcaatcttttaagattgataggtataaatttttttacacCCTATGAACTTTATttaaaccatacgagtgtccaagaatattttgaatgtcaaaataaaattttaaacttccgctgcgtcTTGGGCATGATAGAGATCCAagatccaacagtggtatcaaagccaggttctCTATATCGtatggtttatttcatgttgagtatttttaatttctaaccgcataagaaaatatttcaaaatcgctacaccataaaatttatttttatagaatttaaaatatatatatagatatatgtatgtgtatatatattacaatatatatatatgtacgtatatagatatatattataataatatatatatggatatatattattattatcttatatatgtatagatatgtgtatatatttattacgatatatatacatatatagatatatatatatatatatatatattgttattatatatattattatatatagatatgtgtatatatatgcattatgatatgtatatataaacatatatatatatatacatatatataataaaataataatagtaatcatGCTTTGCATTTAATGCAAAGCATGATTGCCGAAACAGCAATTGGGCAACTGTCCAAATTATTCGGGCAGTGTTCGGTCAGTAGGTGTAGGGATGAGTCTGAAAATGTTTCGGGCAGCCTTacacatatacatatttttCGAAAAGAGTTTCGGATCCGATGCAATTTTATAAAATacttttttatgaaataaataattagaatgtgattttaattatttatagtaaaagggttttacaagaaaatcaattattattgaattaattagaaattaaataaaggagtttatttaatttgttaattcatttaataattgTGGCGGTTAGTGATAAAATTACAAGATACATGAAATTGATGagttatataatatgtgatattatatgcatgaaggatgatcgagagccatgaccaatgtgctaggtgtatgttagaatatttttcatgtctcaacttgtataattttatttgataaaattaaagtgagcctggtttatggctcgttcccaccccttgataTGTATCACTTATGTGTCATGGCTATTCAAATGTAAATATTTGtaatagtgggagatcaagattggaagatggtgggcccgaTGATCAAGATGACGACATGTAAAATATTGGAAGTTTATGTAAtaagttgcatttgcatccctgcATTTACCTAGGATTTGGACCTTGATCCATGCTTGGCTCGCATGGATCAAATAGTATTGgcaatcactacaagaaaaaaggcaaaccacaacgctttttccacGTTGTTGTTGTCCtagaaaaagcgttgtcttagGCAGTATTGTAAAAGAccgcggtcaaagacaacgcgaaaaaagcTTTGTGGTATttagaaaagacaacgctttaaaagcgttgtggtattcggaaaagacaacgcttaaaaagcgttgtggtatttggaaaagacaacgcttaaaagcgttgtagattgaataaaagacaacgctgaaaaagcgttgttgtttctAGAAATTACAACGTGTAAAAAGCGTTGTAGATTGAAACTaggacaacgctttttaagtgtAAAAAAGCGTTGTGATTTCTAAAGATGGCTTAAAAAAAACGTTGTGCTTCGTTGTTAATTTGGGTGAAAAAACGTTGTCGTTAAAAACGTTGTTTTCGActtttttttgcaaatttaaatgtctatataaataatatcattaaaatatatgaaagtGCAAAGTTGTGAGGCGAAATATTCTCATAAGAAAGTACAAGATATGTACCCAAATCACACTAAAACACATTTCATACTGAAAATCTTGGTAATATTTGTGCCATAACATGTGGACTGTGTGCCAATCCTAACAATGCAGTCTCTCTGAATGAATACAAAACAAGTGACTACAGAATGAACCGTTGATGAGGCCCAAGGGAATGCCCACCACAGTTAGCGACGATCTTCGCCACCAGTAAGAACCAGACTTCTGAAATACAACATTAGATAACACTGGTTAAAATGAAAAGTAAACTTAAACACATATTTGGCGATCttgtaaaaaaacaaatattttacaGTGTCGATGCGAATATGAATAAtaacataaaacaaatatgaatagatTAAAATGAAAAGTAAACTTAAACACATTTATcagtaaaaaaaaacatgaactACGAATGACAATTATTACTAAGCGATTGGAATTATCAAATGAACTACGAATTATGAAATTATCAATAAGCGATTGAAATTATCAAAACATCCATTTAAACACATATTTACCTGAAATGGATATAAATTATATGACCTTTCTTTTGAAGTGCAGAGTAGCGTAGCTATAATTATAACCGTAAATCAGAAAATTGATAGTTACGATCAACACTTTCAAAAAAGAAGCTGCATTTGCCTCGTTACCTTCTCCGCATTGACCTGTTGAAAGTAAAATACAGATGTCAAGTCAAAACAATTATGAAATATCCAACACAATAAATTGAATGTAAATTTACCATTCAACGATGCACACAAAGCTAACCTCCCCAATCTACAACAGTTATGCAACAGCCCGAAAGAACAAGAGAAAGAGGGTACAAGTTTGGAAAACTATGCCCCATAAAGGATATTCATCAAAGAACAATATAATGCCAAGCAACTTACCTAATACATCGCTAACTAAAGCCAAGCTCAGCTCAGTTCACACTCTTCACCGTGCTTGGAACATAAGAATTGTTCAGCCTCCTTCCTGTTCAAACTCTCCTCATGAAATCTCTTCAATTTAGAAGGGCCCTTCTTCGGGGTAGACCTGACATAGTCTTTGCCGAACACAGTCGACAACGTGCCTGCAGCAGCAATGAATTTATTTGACTTGGGTTTACTCTTCCGGTTAAACCCAACCTACGGGAACTCATTAGCATCACCAAAAATTTCTCATGCAAAATAATACATACAAAAGAGGCCGTGCAAACTTTCATCCACGAAGGATTAATGCAACTTAAGTTAtgaaatatcaaataaattagaatatgtgtcaaacaaaaaataataataataaagtagaaatgaataaaattatttaaagttgTAGTGTAGTGTTTTACATCATTGTTCCAAttgaaaaatgaataaaattatttaaagttgAAGCACATGGACATAGGACAAACACATACAAAtggaaaaacaaaaacaaaattctcCCAATAGATAAAGGATATAGATCAGAATCAACTAAATATTTCTTGGCAAACCCCTGATGTTAAATTAGTTACTCTTACAGTCTTACTTATGTCCaaaacaaaataattgattAATAGAGTTTCATACAGATATCCCtcaattatatgatttaacGAAAGAAAGGCACATATGATGttgagctaaaaaaaaaaagtaattttgaaattttctcaCCAGAAAGACAAAGCATCCACTGATTTTGGCATTCTCTAGATTCCCCGTCATCATAATTAGTATTTTGTAATACCAATTCTCCAAACTGTTCAATGGATAATCGATCAATGTTAGATTCACAAATAATCctataatatatgttatttataACGATAGAACAATAACAGCTATCCTTTAATGTGAAATGGATAAAATAAGTTTCACATGTATATTTCAACAACTTATGATTGAACGTTAAAATTTTGGTGAGACCACAACTTACGTACCAAAGCATGACACCAGAAGACGCTGACAATTTGAGAAAGTTCCGCAGGCCCGACAAGGCCTCGGCGGAGAAACCAGTCCAGGAAAGCAGGCAGCCGCCGCAGACGGTGTAAGAAAACAATCCCCACACGATGATCCACCACGACAAGTTCAGAGTAAGAGCAGTGCCCACCACTCCAAACTTCAGCCTGTAAAAAATCAACCAGCTCAACAGTATGTGCAATACCAAAGCTATCAGATTCACCCAAGCAGTCACGCTGTTCTTCAGCTGACTTTGAAGGAACCTCTACAGCGGGAACTGAAAAGTGAAGCTGAAGTGAAGAGGGATGAAACAGAGAACCACCACACCCGACAGCTCCGCCACGTCTGCCGGCTGCCCCAGCAGTTTCATACATAAATACATACGTAAATCATCCCCTGTAAGATTTGGattggataaaaaaaatttaccatgGGGCCGAAATCAAATCCAGGAATGACATTACTAGCAATGGACATGGTAGCCAGCTCAAGATCACCGAGATGGCCCGCGAAAGCTTGCATATACAACGTTGTCTCTTATTAAAATATCGATATTAAGAATCATAAAAGAAACAATGCACACACTTAATTTTGTCAGAGACTTTAAGAAAATTCACAACATtagcaaccaaaaaaaaaatatcatggatatcttttcttttttaaCTACTTCATTAGTGCTCCATTTTATTTATAGACATAAATTCATAATATTGTATGCATTCCAAATTATCCAAGCAAACCCTTTAACTTGAAGAAACTGGTTATGAAACCATCCAAGTAATCAAACATTTCAACAAAGATAGCATACTCCACAAAGAACCACCGAAATCCAATTAAGACAAATCAAGAGCAGTAAAAGAAAGAGGAACCATACCAGGCTATTGCAGTTAATACACCTACAATTCTCAGGAAGCTTGAGAAGATTCCTTATAATCCTATCATTCTTCTTGTCCTCCTTCAGCCTATTCGCCATCTTAATACGATAATCACACAAATCTCCCCACTTTCCAAACAATCGCCATCACCTATAAAAAGAACCGATCAATCCAATCACAGACCCACCCAAATATCAACAATTCGACCCATCAGATAAGGTAAACAAGCAATTTCCCCACTATAAGCAGAAGACTCAGAACAAGAGTCATCAAAGTTGACTAGCCGGCACAACTTCAAATAAAAAAACCCTTCAACACCCGAGAGAGAAAAAACATAACAAAATCTCAATCGAATCAGTACAAGTACCTGAGCAACCTGATCTGCAGAAATTGAAAGCGATAATCAAAGATCAACAGAGCTCAGGCTTTTTGGAAATCGGTAGATCTCGGCTCGTATTTACTACCGAACAGATGATCCAGGAGGGCAAAGATCCATCACTAACTTTTCTCAAATAAGAAACGACCAGAAATATCTCAAATCGCGAAGAACAAGAACTCGCGCAGCGCCAGCCGCGAACGGGGCACGACAGTTTGAGCTTTGGCCCGAGATTCCTCAATATCTTGGTATTAAATTGAAGCCAGGTACAAGGCCTTACATTTTTTAGCTTCAATCGGTAGCTTTCCGTGGATAGGGCGGCGAATCGACGACATGGAGAGGCTGATAGGGTTTGTGGAGAAAGGGGATCGCGTGAATGGCTTTGGGAAGGAGGAGAGAGAACGaggctaataataataataatttttaaaaagcgttgtggttaTGACTTAAAAAAATCGTTAATACACAACGTTTTAAAACAAGCGTTGTCGTAGAGATTAAAAAAACGCTCAtatacaacgctttttaaaaaaagcgttgctattttacccaaaataagcaTTTTTAATAACGCTTTTTcaaaaaagtgttgtcttttatttataatacaaaATATTGACAACGCTTCTAGTGAAAAGCGTTGTTAAAAGaaaaaagacaacgtttttttaaaaaagcgttgtcttttgaGTGTTGTCTATgaccttttttcttgtagtgaataGATCATCCTTATTTAATTgtcatattatgatatatgcgatatatagtaatatgcatgtatgtatattattcaataatatagttgcatgaatccgacaaatatacaaaatcatggcacacgattttaaataaaatgatgagacaatttcaaaattaaaatccctcattttgaatatgattcaaaatttatatcaagccataaaagtaaaaattaaaagagtttaatttattcttgTCTTCCATCAATGGTGgttgcatgatgaacgctacgCGCGGTCAgtgtctggctcatattattggggagacctggacgccggaaagctgtgacttcCACTGACATAGGTAATGTgaattgggtggaactcccatgacttcggctcatattattgagggaactcatggcgaccgtccactACGATTCAACATTGATGGGTCGGCTTGACACTCGaagataaacgacgtcatattattgggtccttatcAAGAGTGAGACGAAACACGTAGAGGTTGCATGGGgatgcaattgggctctaccttttagaaattatgattgactgatattattcgggatcatagtTGTCTAGATTGGACTCTACGTGCTCACTAAGGAAATACGATTTCCCGTTTTTCATCAGAGGGTGGGGAAAATGTCAAAATAGAGGGaggaaatttataaaattaaagtccatattttatatcttataattattttaaaataattagtaacgATTATCTGTTTTCAATTTCAGTATGTTTAAGATGTCGACACGCAATTCACTTTCTgttattctcgaacaaaacaagctaacCGGACCTAATTATCAAGACTGGCTAAGAAatctaaagattgttctaaactctgaGAGGATTGCGTATGTGCTTGAAAAGAAGCCACCGAAGGAAGCAGCTCCTAACATCAGTGAGACTGAATTAGCCTAGCTTgagaaatggtgggaccatgatctccAAGCTAAGAGTTACATCCTGGCTTCTATGTCGAATGAACTGCAAAGGCGGTTCGAGGATGCtgcgaatgctgctgacattcactttCATCAGAAAAAGTTATACGGTGTTCAAACTCGATCAGAAAGACACGCAACTGTGAAAGAACTCATGACTACACGCTTGCGAGAAGGGGCTTCAgtccatgagcatggtgttAGGATGATTGGGTTAGTTGAGAAATTAGTGGGACTCGATGTGGTTATGCCTCATGAGCTCTCGACTGATATTCTCTTGTTGTCTTTACCTTCCTCGTTCGACGGATTTGTggttaattttaatatgaacaagatagaggtcaccCTTGAAGAGTTGGTCAATATGATTGTTAATTATGaggccacaatcaagaaagaaaagCCTGTTCTGCTTTTGGGCTCGTCGTCTGGGATGAAAAAGGGAGCccaaaacaagggaaagaagcgttctgccCCTGCAGCTAAGAACAAGCCTAATAAGAAGCCATACAAGAAACC
Proteins encoded:
- the LOC140883277 gene encoding uncharacterized protein isoform X1 translates to MYETAGAAGRRGGAVGCGGSLFHPSSLQLHFSVPAVEVPSKSAEEQRDCLGESDSFGIAHTVELVDFLQAEVWSGGHCSYSELVVVDHRVGIVFLHRLRRLPAFLDWFLRRGLVGPAELSQIVSVFWCHALFGELVLQNTNYDDGESRECQNQWMLCLSGTLSTVFGKDYVRSTPKKGPSKLKRFHEESLNRKEAEQFLCSKHGEECELS
- the LOC140883277 gene encoding protein DETOXIFICATION 31-like isoform X2; this encodes MANRLKEDKKNDRIIRNLLKLPENCRCINCNSLLSRAISVILSWLPCPLLVMSFLDLISAPWLKFGVVGTALTLNLSWWIIVWGLFSYTVCGGCLLSWTGFSAEALSGLRNFLKLSASSGVMLCLENWYYKILIMMTGNLENAKISGCFVFLARCRLCSAKTMSGLPRRRALLN